From Pararhodobacter zhoushanensis, the proteins below share one genomic window:
- a CDS encoding THUMP domain-containing class I SAM-dependent RNA methyltransferase, with translation MIDTLFLTAVPGLEATLADEARAAGFKGVTVVPGGVEAQGGWPEVWRANLVLRGTTRVLVRIASFRAMHLAQLDKRSRKVDWAGVLRADLPVRVETTCRQSKIYHAKAATQRIETAIREELGAPIVTAAAEAAIVVKARIEDDLVTISLDTSGESLHKRGHKEAVGKAPMRETLAALILRQMGFDGSQTLVDPMCGSGTFAIEAAEIAAGLQPGRDRAFAFQDLAGYEPAAFAALKGTPAVPPVLRFFGSDRDQGAVGGARANAVRAGVSDWCQFDRKPISDLTPPEGAVPGLVLVNPPWGARIGERKLLFALYGSLGRVLGEGFAGWRLGLVSPDAGLVKATGLPLKPLGAPIDMGGTKVVLWEGTIPQR, from the coding sequence ATGATTGACACGCTGTTCCTTACCGCCGTTCCCGGCCTTGAAGCCACGCTTGCCGACGAGGCGCGCGCCGCCGGGTTCAAGGGCGTCACCGTGGTGCCCGGCGGGGTCGAAGCGCAGGGCGGCTGGCCCGAGGTCTGGCGCGCCAATCTGGTGCTGCGCGGGACCACGCGGGTGCTGGTGCGCATCGCCTCGTTCCGGGCGATGCATCTGGCGCAACTGGACAAGCGGTCGCGCAAGGTGGACTGGGCGGGCGTGTTGCGCGCTGATCTGCCCGTGCGGGTCGAGACGACCTGCCGTCAGTCCAAGATCTACCACGCCAAGGCCGCCACCCAGCGCATCGAGACCGCGATTCGCGAGGAACTGGGCGCGCCCATCGTCACCGCTGCTGCCGAAGCTGCCATCGTGGTCAAGGCGCGGATCGAGGATGATCTGGTGACGATCAGTCTGGATACCTCGGGCGAGAGCCTGCACAAGCGCGGCCACAAGGAGGCCGTCGGCAAGGCCCCGATGCGTGAAACGCTGGCGGCGCTGATCCTGCGGCAGATGGGCTTTGACGGCAGCCAGACACTGGTCGATCCGATGTGCGGCTCCGGCACCTTCGCGATCGAGGCGGCCGAAATCGCGGCTGGGCTGCAGCCGGGGCGCGACCGCGCTTTCGCCTTTCAGGACTTGGCGGGCTATGAGCCGGCGGCGTTTGCCGCGCTCAAGGGCACGCCTGCCGTGCCGCCGGTGCTGCGCTTCTTCGGCTCGGACCGCGATCAGGGGGCGGTGGGCGGCGCGCGCGCCAATGCCGTGCGGGCCGGGGTCAGCGACTGGTGCCAGTTCGACCGCAAGCCGATCAGCGACCTGACGCCGCCCGAAGGCGCGGTGCCGGGGCTGGTGCTGGTGAACCCGCCCTGGGGCGCGCGGATTGGCGAGCGCAAGCTCCTGTTCGCGCTCTATGGCTCGTTGGGCCGCGTGCTGGGCGAAGGATTCGCCGGTTGGCGGCTGGGGCTGGTGTCGCCGGATGCCGGGCTGGTCAAGGCGACGGGACTGCCGCTGAAGCCGCTGGGCGCGCCCATCGACATGGGCGGCACCAAGGTTGTGCTCTGGGAGGGCACGATCCCGCAGCGCTGA
- the purE gene encoding 5-(carboxyamino)imidazole ribonucleotide mutase: MTVDVGLIMGSQSDWPTMREAAAILDELGIGYEARIVSAHRTPDRLWDYGKTAAGRGLKVIIAGAGGAAHLPGMMASKTRVPVIGVPIQTRALSGVDSLYSILQMPRGYPVATMAIGGAANAGLMAAQMLAVSDAALAERVDAWRQALSDSIPQEPRDE; the protein is encoded by the coding sequence ATGACCGTGGACGTGGGACTCATCATGGGCAGCCAATCGGACTGGCCGACGATGCGCGAGGCTGCGGCGATTCTGGACGAGCTGGGCATCGGCTATGAAGCGCGGATCGTCTCGGCCCACCGCACGCCGGACCGGCTGTGGGACTATGGCAAGACGGCGGCGGGGCGCGGGTTGAAGGTGATCATCGCCGGGGCCGGGGGTGCCGCGCATCTGCCGGGGATGATGGCGTCCAAGACGCGGGTGCCGGTGATCGGCGTACCGATCCAGACGCGGGCGCTGTCGGGCGTGGACAGCCTGTATTCCATCCTGCAGATGCCGCGCGGCTATCCGGTGGCGACCATGGCCATCGGGGGGGCTGCCAATGCCGGGCTGATGGCCGCGCAGATGCTGGCCGTGAGCGACGCGGCGCTGGCCGAACGGGTCGATGCCTGGCGTCAGGCGCTGTCCGACTCCATCCCGCAGGAGCCGCGCGATGAGTGA
- the rlmB gene encoding 23S rRNA (guanosine(2251)-2'-O)-methyltransferase RlmB, with translation MKKPAWVIDKERAKRASAAETVWLFGLHAVRDALVNPQRERLRLLVTKNAADKLADAIAESGMEPEIEDPRKFSAPLAPDSVHQGAALEVKALDWGSFEDVCASGAGAPVVVLLDRVTDPHNVGAILRSAEVFGARAVVAPRHHSAPETGALAKTASGALERQPYLRVTNLADAMLSLKKMGFTLLGLDGEAEQTLAEGLAAVGDRPVALVLGAEGPGLREKTRETCDALVRVPYAGGFGSLNVSNAAAVSLYAATVGR, from the coding sequence ATGAAAAAACCGGCCTGGGTGATTGACAAGGAACGCGCCAAACGCGCCTCGGCGGCAGAAACCGTCTGGCTGTTCGGCCTGCATGCCGTGCGCGATGCACTGGTCAATCCGCAGCGCGAGCGGTTGCGGCTGCTCGTCACCAAGAACGCCGCCGACAAGCTGGCCGACGCGATCGCCGAATCGGGTATGGAGCCCGAGATCGAGGATCCGCGCAAATTCTCGGCCCCGCTTGCCCCCGATTCGGTTCATCAGGGCGCGGCGCTTGAGGTCAAGGCGCTGGACTGGGGCAGTTTCGAGGATGTCTGCGCCTCGGGGGCCGGCGCGCCGGTGGTGGTGTTGCTCGACCGGGTGACCGATCCGCATAACGTCGGCGCGATCCTGCGCTCGGCCGAGGTGTTCGGTGCGCGCGCCGTGGTGGCCCCGCGCCACCATTCCGCACCCGAGACCGGGGCGCTGGCCAAGACCGCCTCGGGCGCGCTGGAGCGCCAGCCGTATCTGCGGGTGACCAATCTGGCGGATGCCATGCTGTCGCTCAAGAAGATGGGATTTACCCTGCTGGGGCTGGATGGCGAGGCCGAGCAGACGCTGGCCGAAGGCCTTGCGGCTGTGGGCGACCGGCCCGTGGCGCTGGTGCTGGGGGCCGAAGGGCCGGGGCTGCGCGAAAAGACCCGCGAGACCTGCGATGCGCTGGTGCGGGTGCCTTATGCGGGCGGGTTCGGCTCGCTCAACGTGTCGAACGCGGCGGCGGTGTCTTTGTACGCGGCGACGGTGGGGCGCTGA
- a CDS encoding 5-(carboxyamino)imidazole ribonucleotide synthase, whose translation MSEPLAPGACIGILGGGQLGRMLSVAASRLGLRTHVYDPGANPPAGHVAERVTTADWEDEAALRAFAASVDVITYEFENIPTATLDLLESLRPVRPNRRALAISQDRLTEKDFLTGLGLTTAPYRDVPDRAALAAALAEHGAPAILKTRRLGYDGKGQARIMAPGQAEAALAEMGGADAIFEGFVRFTHEVSVIAARGLNGEVSCYDPGENVHEDGILRTTTVPARLAPGQHMDAVLLAGKILNALDYVGVMGVELFVTPKGLVVNEIAPRVHNSGHWTQAGCAVDQFEQHIRAVAGWPLGNGQRYADVVMENLIGDDVDRVPALSREADTQIHLYGKGAARPGRKMGHVNRVSRG comes from the coding sequence ATGAGTGAGCCCCTCGCCCCCGGCGCCTGCATCGGTATCCTTGGCGGTGGCCAGTTGGGCCGGATGCTGTCCGTGGCGGCGTCCCGGCTGGGGCTGCGCACCCACGTCTACGATCCGGGCGCGAACCCGCCCGCCGGGCATGTGGCGGAACGGGTGACGACGGCGGACTGGGAGGACGAGGCCGCCCTGCGCGCCTTCGCCGCCTCGGTGGATGTGATCACCTATGAATTCGAGAACATCCCGACCGCCACGCTGGACCTGCTGGAAAGTTTGCGCCCCGTCCGCCCCAACCGGCGCGCATTGGCGATCAGTCAGGACCGGCTGACGGAAAAGGACTTCCTCACCGGTCTGGGCCTCACCACAGCGCCCTACCGCGATGTGCCGGACAGGGCAGCACTGGCGGCGGCACTGGCCGAACACGGCGCCCCCGCCATCCTGAAAACCCGCCGTCTGGGCTATGACGGCAAGGGACAGGCGCGGATCATGGCGCCCGGGCAGGCCGAGGCTGCGCTGGCCGAGATGGGCGGGGCGGACGCGATCTTCGAGGGTTTCGTGCGTTTCACGCATGAGGTCTCGGTCATCGCCGCGCGCGGGCTGAACGGCGAAGTCTCGTGCTACGATCCGGGTGAGAACGTCCATGAAGACGGCATCCTGCGCACGACAACCGTGCCCGCACGGCTGGCCCCCGGCCAACACATGGACGCCGTGTTGCTGGCTGGCAAGATCCTGAACGCGCTGGACTATGTCGGCGTGATGGGGGTCGAGCTGTTCGTGACACCCAAGGGCCTCGTGGTCAACGAAATCGCCCCGCGCGTCCATAACTCGGGCCACTGGACGCAAGCGGGCTGCGCGGTGGACCAGTTCGAACAGCATATCCGCGCGGTGGCCGGGTGGCCGCTGGGCAATGGCCAGCGCTACGCGGATGTGGTGATGGAGAACCTGATCGGCGATGATGTCGACCGCGTGCCCGCGCTGTCGCGCGAGGCTGACACGCAGATCCACCTCTACGGCAAGGGCGCTGCACGACCGGGCCGCAAGATGGGCCACGTCAACCGGGTGTCACGCGGGTAA
- a CDS encoding acetyltransferase — translation MRDIAIYGCGGFGREVLQILHALNAQEPQWTCLGFVVDPGIPHPDTVHGLPVVEDIATLERGTRADLAIGIGAPLVRRRVAERMAANGHAFPALVHPRAWIGENVSLGEGVLICAGACLTTDITVEAHVHINLCATVGHDAVLGAYSTISPGANISGNVTLGAGVDIGTGATVIQGVAIGEGAVIGAGAAVVRAIPPHCTAVGVPAKIIKTGVAAL, via the coding sequence GTGCGCGACATTGCGATTTACGGCTGCGGCGGGTTCGGGCGCGAGGTGTTGCAGATCCTCCATGCGCTGAATGCACAAGAGCCGCAGTGGACGTGTCTGGGCTTTGTGGTTGACCCGGGCATCCCGCATCCTGACACGGTGCACGGCCTGCCGGTGGTCGAGGATATCGCGACGCTGGAACGGGGCACTCGGGCCGATCTGGCCATTGGTATCGGCGCGCCGCTGGTCCGCCGCCGCGTGGCCGAGCGGATGGCGGCCAACGGCCACGCCTTTCCCGCACTGGTTCACCCGCGTGCGTGGATCGGCGAAAACGTCTCGCTGGGCGAGGGGGTTCTGATCTGCGCAGGGGCTTGCCTGACGACGGACATCACCGTTGAAGCCCATGTTCACATCAATCTGTGCGCGACGGTCGGTCATGACGCCGTGCTGGGTGCTTATTCAACCATCAGCCCCGGCGCGAATATTTCGGGCAATGTCACCTTGGGCGCTGGCGTCGATATCGGCACCGGCGCGACGGTCATTCAGGGCGTCGCCATCGGAGAAGGCGCTGTGATCGGGGCGGGCGCTGCGGTTGTCCGCGCGATACCGCCCCACTGCACAGCCGTCGGCGTGCCTGCCAAGATCATCAAGACCGGCGTGGCTGCGCTATAG
- a CDS encoding DUF1150 family protein — protein sequence MQTPYAYTPEGKIAYIRQIDPDTLPDDIRAQIPGGTQVWGVHRVDGECLALTQDRRSAFFVARENDLEPFSTH from the coding sequence ATGCAAACTCCCTATGCCTACACCCCGGAAGGCAAGATCGCCTATATCCGGCAAATCGATCCCGACACCCTGCCAGACGACATCCGCGCGCAGATCCCGGGCGGAACGCAGGTCTGGGGCGTGCACCGGGTCGATGGTGAATGCCTCGCCCTGACGCAGGACCGCCGATCGGCGTTCTTTGTGGCGCGTGAGAACGACCTCGAGCCGTTCAGCACGCACTGA
- a CDS encoding NAD-dependent succinate-semialdehyde dehydrogenase, with protein sequence MLDQPTDLRGLLKDPSLLETRAFVAGAWIDADDGATFDVINPARGDVIARVADLGRAETARAIAAANSAMKDWAARTGKERAAVLRTWYDLMVANADDLGTILTAEMGKPLAEAKGEILYGASFVEWFGEEAKRIYGETIPGHMRDKRITVLKQPIGVCASITPWNFPNAMIARKVAPALAAGCGFVARPAAETPLSALAMAVLAERAGLPKGILSVVTSSRSSDIGKEFCENPIVRKLTFTGSTEVGRILLKQAADQVMKCSMELGGNAPFIVFDDADLDAAVEGAMMSKFRNNGQTCVCANRIYVQAGVYDAFAEKLRVAVEKLNVGDGLESGVTTGPLINAKAVEKVQDHIKDVLDHGGALMTGGKPHALGGTFFQPTVVTGVTQAMKVAQEETFGPLAPLFRFETEEEAIHYANDTIFGLACYFYSRDISRVTRVQEALEYGIVGVNTGLISTEVAPFGGVKQSGLGREGSRHGIEDFLELKYICLSV encoded by the coding sequence ATGCTGGACCAACCTACCGATCTTCGCGGCCTTCTCAAGGACCCCTCACTGCTCGAAACCCGCGCTTTTGTCGCGGGCGCGTGGATTGATGCCGATGACGGCGCGACCTTCGACGTGATCAACCCGGCGCGGGGGGACGTGATCGCACGGGTGGCCGACCTGGGCCGCGCCGAAACCGCGCGCGCCATCGCGGCGGCGAATAGCGCGATGAAGGACTGGGCGGCGCGCACCGGCAAGGAACGCGCGGCGGTGCTGCGCACATGGTACGACCTGATGGTGGCGAATGCCGACGATCTGGGCACCATCCTGACCGCCGAAATGGGCAAGCCGCTGGCCGAGGCCAAGGGCGAGATCCTCTATGGCGCGTCTTTCGTCGAATGGTTCGGCGAAGAGGCCAAGCGCATCTATGGCGAGACGATCCCGGGCCATATGCGCGACAAGCGGATCACGGTGCTGAAACAGCCGATCGGTGTCTGCGCCTCGATCACGCCGTGGAACTTTCCCAACGCGATGATCGCGCGCAAGGTCGCCCCGGCGCTGGCCGCCGGCTGCGGCTTTGTCGCCCGCCCGGCGGCGGAAACCCCGCTGTCGGCGCTGGCGATGGCGGTGCTGGCGGAACGTGCCGGGCTGCCCAAGGGGATCTTGTCCGTCGTCACCTCGTCGCGCTCGTCCGACATCGGCAAGGAGTTCTGCGAGAACCCGATCGTGCGCAAGCTGACCTTCACCGGCTCGACCGAGGTGGGGCGTATCCTGCTGAAACAGGCCGCCGATCAGGTGATGAAATGCTCGATGGAACTGGGCGGCAACGCGCCCTTCATCGTGTTCGACGACGCCGATCTGGATGCGGCGGTCGAGGGCGCGATGATGTCCAAGTTCCGCAACAACGGCCAGACCTGCGTCTGCGCCAACCGGATCTACGTGCAGGCCGGGGTCTATGACGCCTTCGCCGAAAAGCTACGGGTGGCGGTCGAAAAGCTGAACGTCGGCGACGGGCTGGAGTCCGGCGTGACGACTGGCCCGCTGATCAACGCCAAGGCGGTTGAAAAGGTGCAGGACCACATCAAGGACGTGCTCGACCACGGCGGTGCGCTGATGACCGGCGGCAAACCGCATGCGCTGGGCGGCACTTTCTTTCAGCCGACGGTGGTCACCGGGGTCACGCAAGCGATGAAAGTTGCGCAGGAAGAAACCTTCGGCCCGCTCGCCCCGCTGTTCAGGTTCGAGACCGAGGAAGAAGCGATCCACTACGCCAATGACACGATCTTCGGGCTGGCCTGCTATTTCTATTCCCGCGACATCAGCCGCGTCACGCGGGTGCAAGAGGCGCTGGAATACGGCATCGTCGGGGTGAACACCGGCCTGATCTCAACCGAGGTCGCACCCTTTGGCGGCGTCAAGCAATCCGGGCTGGGCCGTGAAGGCTCGCGCCACGGAATCGAGGATTTCCTCGAGCTGAAATACATCTGTCTGAGCGTCTGA
- a CDS encoding organic hydroperoxide resistance protein yields the protein MSVDVKYRTSATANGGGRTGITSLDSGSLTVTMATPTEMGGNGKGHNPEELFAMGYAGCFLSALRAAARMQKLGTVPEDATVSAQVGIGARSEGGFGLEVALKVSLPGVEDELAQTMIEAAHAVCPYSNATRGNIDVTLERV from the coding sequence ATGAGCGTCGACGTCAAATACCGTACTTCTGCCACCGCCAATGGCGGCGGCCGCACCGGGATCACCAGCCTCGATTCGGGCTCGCTGACCGTAACGATGGCCACGCCGACCGAAATGGGCGGCAACGGCAAAGGCCATAACCCCGAAGAACTGTTTGCGATGGGCTATGCCGGGTGCTTCCTCAGCGCCCTGCGCGCCGCAGCGCGCATGCAGAAGCTGGGCACCGTTCCCGAGGACGCGACCGTTTCGGCGCAGGTCGGTATCGGCGCGCGCAGCGAAGGCGGCTTCGGTCTGGAAGTGGCGCTGAAAGTGTCGCTGCCGGGGGTCGAGGATGAACTGGCCCAGACGATGATCGAGGCCGCGCATGCCGTGTGCCCGTATTCGAACGCCACGCGCGGCAATATCGACGTCACGCTCGAGCGCGTCTGA
- a CDS encoding MarR family winged helix-turn-helix transcriptional regulator: MTLAPADMLCFSLYSAQQAMQAAYKPLLDPLGLTYPQYLVLTALWTQDAPQTVGALGAALGLETNTLTPLLKRMETAGLIARRRDAVDERQVRISLTEKGQALQPQALDVQRCFFEATGLSLTEAKQLRDQITALRDRLNPRSQL, encoded by the coding sequence ATGACCCTCGCCCCCGCCGACATGCTCTGTTTCTCGCTCTACTCCGCCCAGCAGGCCATGCAGGCGGCGTATAAGCCCCTGCTCGACCCGCTGGGCCTGACCTATCCGCAGTATCTGGTGCTGACGGCGCTCTGGACGCAGGACGCCCCTCAGACCGTGGGCGCGCTGGGGGCAGCGCTGGGGTTGGAAACGAACACGCTCACCCCCTTGCTCAAACGCATGGAAACCGCAGGCCTGATCGCGCGCCGCCGCGACGCGGTGGATGAGCGTCAGGTGCGCATCTCGCTGACGGAAAAGGGACAGGCCCTGCAACCGCAGGCGCTTGACGTGCAGCGTTGCTTCTTCGAAGCCACAGGCCTGTCACTGACCGAGGCCAAGCAATTGCGCGACCAGATCACTGCCCTGCGCGACCGCCTGAACCCGCGCTCACAGCTTTGA
- a CDS encoding CoA-binding protein encodes MTDTLPPKGGAAPSFPDAPDDAVLRKILQRIKTVAVVGVSPNPVRPSYFVARYLKLKGKAVVPVNPGHAGEQLFGATVVADVTDLPQTVDTLDVFRRSEHVAPIVRAALDHLPGLKTVWLQIGVTSDEARAMCAERGVDFIQNRCPKIEYQRLFGELRMGGFNTGVISSKL; translated from the coding sequence ATGACCGATACTCTTCCCCCGAAGGGCGGCGCCGCGCCGTCCTTCCCCGATGCCCCCGATGATGCGGTGCTGCGCAAGATCCTGCAGCGCATCAAGACCGTTGCCGTGGTCGGCGTGTCGCCGAACCCGGTGCGGCCCAGCTATTTCGTGGCGCGCTATCTCAAGCTCAAGGGCAAGGCGGTGGTCCCGGTCAACCCGGGCCATGCGGGCGAACAGTTGTTCGGGGCTACCGTTGTCGCCGATGTGACCGATCTGCCGCAAACCGTGGATACGCTGGATGTGTTTCGCCGCTCGGAACATGTCGCGCCCATCGTGCGCGCGGCGCTGGACCATCTGCCGGGGCTGAAAACCGTCTGGTTGCAGATCGGCGTCACCAGCGACGAGGCGCGCGCGATGTGCGCCGAGCGCGGGGTGGATTTCATCCAGAACCGCTGTCCCAAGATCGAATATCAGCGCCTGTTCGGTGAGCTGCGCATGGGCGGTTTCAACACCGGCGTCATCAGCTCAAAGCTGTGA
- a CDS encoding alpha/beta hydrolase, translating to MTKDLSRDYANGDFIADAATYPPRWADEAAALRLRLGDRARTGLRYGTEPRQTFDLFLPETTPVGLMVFIHGGYWMAFDPASWSHLAEGALARDWAVAIPGYTLAPQARIASMTDEVEAAITMAAEMIDGPIVITGHSAGGHLSARMACADRTPVWADRLVRVVPISPLADLRPLMETDMNATLHLDAAEAAAESPALLAKRSQVDCTVWVGAQERPAFLWQARLLSEDWDCPWHAAPGLHHFNVIDDLADPESVLVQTLLD from the coding sequence ATGACCAAAGACCTGAGCCGCGACTACGCGAACGGCGACTTCATCGCCGACGCCGCCACCTATCCGCCACGGTGGGCTGACGAGGCAGCCGCGCTGCGCCTCAGACTGGGCGACCGGGCCCGGACCGGCCTGCGCTATGGCACAGAACCGCGTCAAACCTTCGATCTGTTCCTGCCTGAGACGACACCCGTCGGGCTCATGGTCTTCATCCATGGGGGATACTGGATGGCGTTCGATCCGGCAAGCTGGTCCCATCTGGCCGAGGGCGCGCTGGCGCGCGACTGGGCCGTGGCCATACCGGGCTATACGCTGGCACCCCAAGCGCGGATCGCGTCAATGACGGATGAGGTGGAAGCGGCGATCACCATGGCCGCCGAGATGATCGACGGCCCCATCGTCATCACAGGCCATTCCGCAGGCGGGCACCTGTCGGCGCGCATGGCCTGCGCGGATCGCACGCCGGTCTGGGCGGACCGACTGGTGCGCGTGGTGCCGATCTCGCCTTTGGCGGATCTGCGTCCGCTGATGGAGACCGACATGAACGCCACGCTGCACCTCGACGCGGCCGAGGCGGCGGCGGAAAGCCCCGCCCTGCTGGCCAAACGGTCGCAGGTCGACTGCACCGTCTGGGTGGGCGCGCAAGAGCGCCCCGCCTTCCTGTGGCAGGCGCGCCTGCTGTCCGAGGACTGGGACTGCCCCTGGCACGCCGCGCCGGGCCTGCACCATTTCAACGTGATCGACGATCTGGCCGATCCCGAAAGCGTGCTGGTGCAGACCCTGCTCGACTAG
- a CDS encoding DUF1190 domain-containing protein codes for MSAKPDGAIWKIRRSAPYQSLMTRTLTLKPVLPRPKRSSAIRLTLLGAAAFGMVGCTPETVETHVFPTLEECTASATGDSGYSSRECSEAFALAEVAHAETAPRYNERALCEEQHGGECVADPGAAASGGGSIFMPLMMGYMMGSMMNNGRATMGAQPLYRNPTGGFSTASGATSLNGNRGAVSLAPSNFRAAPTATGAAPMTRASVRATGGFGAGRTGGGASFGG; via the coding sequence ATGTCGGCCAAACCAGACGGCGCGATATGGAAAATCAGGCGTTCCGCCCCATATCAGTCTCTCATGACAAGGACCCTTACGTTGAAACCAGTATTGCCCCGCCCCAAGCGGTCCTCCGCAATTCGCCTCACCCTTCTGGGGGCCGCTGCATTCGGTATGGTTGGCTGCACGCCCGAGACTGTCGAAACGCATGTGTTTCCGACGCTTGAGGAATGTACGGCCTCTGCGACCGGCGACAGCGGCTATTCATCGCGTGAATGCAGTGAAGCCTTTGCCTTGGCCGAGGTCGCCCATGCCGAGACCGCGCCGCGCTATAACGAACGCGCCCTTTGTGAAGAACAGCATGGCGGCGAATGCGTCGCCGATCCCGGTGCCGCCGCGTCGGGAGGGGGCAGCATCTTCATGCCGCTGATGATGGGGTACATGATGGGCAGCATGATGAACAACGGCAGGGCGACGATGGGCGCGCAACCGCTCTATCGCAACCCGACCGGCGGATTTTCCACGGCATCCGGGGCGACCAGTCTCAACGGCAACCGCGGTGCGGTCAGTCTTGCCCCGTCAAACTTCCGCGCCGCGCCCACGGCGACGGGTGCCGCCCCCATGACGCGTGCCTCGGTCCGCGCAACCGGTGGATTTGGCGCGGGACGCACGGGCGGAGGCGCCAGCTTCGGGGGATGA
- a CDS encoding Hsp20 family protein: MTKFVFPSHPLLLGFEPLERLVERTARAGAEGYPPFNIELAEPNRFVITLAVAGFALADIAVTLEDRQLVIHGQQDDPEPERVFLHRGIATRQFRRVFALAEGVEVSGAHMDNGLLQITLERCEPETVVRTIPITRG, from the coding sequence ATGACAAAATTCGTTTTTCCCTCGCATCCGTTGCTGTTGGGGTTTGAGCCGCTCGAACGGCTCGTGGAACGCACGGCGCGCGCCGGGGCGGAGGGGTATCCGCCCTTCAATATCGAACTCGCCGAGCCCAACCGGTTTGTGATCACCCTGGCAGTGGCGGGCTTTGCGCTGGCCGATATCGCCGTGACACTGGAAGACCGGCAATTGGTGATCCACGGCCAGCAGGACGACCCCGAGCCTGAGCGGGTCTTCTTGCACCGCGGCATTGCGACGCGCCAGTTCCGCCGGGTCTTTGCCCTGGCCGAGGGGGTTGAGGTCAGCGGCGCGCATATGGACAACGGCCTGCTGCAAATCACCCTGGAACGCTGCGAGCCCGAGACCGTTGTTCGTACGATCCCCATCACCCGTGGCTGA
- a CDS encoding DegT/DnrJ/EryC1/StrS family aminotransferase — protein sequence MARIASLLEHCAAQNTWANRGPLYTMLAQNYAAHFGLDSTCAVTPCANAGIALEGMAKLLSLRQGRRLKWVGSAFSFQNLGRGYFAEMGLVDCTRQGLLDLDAVRALPQDSFDGIIVVNPFGLFEDFSDYIAFARETGKFLLIDNAAGISRTMPDWPWQALSLHHTKPYGMGEGGLAITPADSAEEFYSLLNYGPAPQDPSCWLNNGKISDIACAFLIDRLETVSQWEPQYREQAERVHRIASGLGLAPLRPFGPTAPAMSWGYLAPKEIPLERISAPGELTFGKYYKPLANLPQTLALYAHLVNIPTHPDVAGLSDSVLEAEIARLL from the coding sequence ATGGCGCGCATCGCAAGCCTGCTCGAGCACTGCGCCGCGCAGAACACCTGGGCGAACCGCGGTCCTTTGTACACGATGCTCGCGCAGAACTACGCGGCCCATTTCGGTCTGGACAGCACCTGCGCGGTGACGCCCTGCGCCAACGCGGGCATCGCGCTTGAGGGCATGGCGAAGCTCTTGTCCCTGCGTCAGGGGCGCAGGCTCAAATGGGTGGGCTCGGCGTTCAGCTTTCAGAACCTCGGGCGCGGCTATTTCGCGGAGATGGGGCTTGTCGATTGCACCCGTCAGGGGCTGCTGGATCTCGATGCGGTGCGAGCGCTGCCGCAAGACAGCTTTGACGGCATCATCGTCGTTAACCCCTTCGGGCTGTTCGAGGATTTCAGCGACTATATCGCCTTTGCCCGCGAAACCGGGAAGTTTCTGCTCATCGACAACGCAGCAGGCATCAGCCGCACCATGCCGGACTGGCCGTGGCAGGCGCTGAGCCTGCACCACACCAAGCCCTACGGCATGGGCGAGGGCGGGCTGGCGATCACCCCCGCAGACAGCGCCGAGGAGTTCTACAGCCTGCTCAATTACGGACCCGCACCCCAAGACCCCAGCTGTTGGCTCAACAATGGCAAGATCTCGGATATTGCCTGTGCGTTCCTGATCGACCGGCTCGAGACGGTGTCGCAATGGGAGCCGCAGTACCGTGAGCAGGCCGAGCGTGTGCACCGGATCGCCAGCGGTCTGGGCCTTGCGCCGCTCCGGCCGTTTGGCCCGACGGCCCCGGCGATGAGCTGGGGCTACCTTGCGCCCAAAGAGATCCCGCTGGAACGGATCAGCGCGCCCGGGGAGCTGACGTTTGGTAAATATTACAAGCCTCTCGCCAACCTGCCCCAGACCTTGGCCCTGTATGCGCATCTGGTGAACATCCCGACGCACCCGGATGTCGCGGGCCTGTCCGACAGCGTCCTGGAAGCCGAAATCGCGCGGTTGCTATAG